The Euphorbia lathyris chromosome 2, ddEupLath1.1, whole genome shotgun sequence genome includes a window with the following:
- the LOC136218519 gene encoding uncharacterized protein isoform X1 yields MDNQGHGKDHTSGHDGHGVHICRKCGWPFPNPHPSARYRRTHKKICGTIDGYKLVDSQGFSHLTLSDDERLSDEDHKTPSENHPCPQLLERSIDEKKSAGSGERTNRSEDEAFVDAVTEFSDSGSGKGTEESSDDVKKQARSMEATLENDAKTVLSFEDDAITALVPPSNHSADSSQNTEIQGNNLSADALESESQPSHVTIVSVGRPLADCRTKKSSHESIDEKQSSMYDSNPFQLESQAYVSQENMKKRAWEELAVTDVMGNKDQNKKRNAIDGLTEIDIKQNEKAHLDRLLLDFDTTSLQTSEAVSDHVAAAGFIESKEQCGDDLDSKKSLNVPPSEVDSSGHANTYFSSTQINVSTTGEMAYASSGKLTEIANEQGELNDNFHVLSVPDDIPVLKNPENMIRGYKDHKAGRMPQLVDVDSFAAINNVKDSVHKVKPSNSFSSLSNEGEQLFASGSHISNDNIQRGGGNSEHVKDSVHKINPTNSFSSLLLDEGEQLLASDTHVSRDSLLLEGRNRENVVEKLLDETELGGPQLKEAVNEGQVLDESCALKDAAANEVENSSTVQCPQEQLTDGTGSMSDMTPPMAALVDAEVRQASNLVGTDAAADYGIIGFDTTKSEEVKGITEDSSGKIMATPENLGLLSEDKVESISLEHGTGSISDTTSAAALVDEEVRQASDLLGTDDAADYEIIGFDITESEEVKGIAEDSSGKIMVTPENVGILSEGEVHERNDFSKGKNTSDNGNVKGDGSNLMNRTMTPEIAKDLHETLISKYVVNASDINISEPECLLLNKASDNQESVLECETNDKAKVLVDDCAAGESNNVGKNDELHKSLNNAGDVEILQMPSDKIDDFDVLQKSPKEHITKESYLSPSNASSSIQNSATLGDSPARDFVDAAPENQFAYCPDEGGIKIVVQQLGASATDFSVDSGSQTDSLEGHWGSVSVLSTQSDMQATVDTEPLACGSKASAEAEKADLKKPETSTEGAQETEKSDIFEPPSFMTLVEPRAGDKRAAADEIRTAQNMQLPKDAQAGWFPSLTNVVNESQGRKKNEEIIAKVTNWSTPKQHAPLKNLLSEANTENKSKFPNAKENQLLVVQKDEPIPTVISGTVNSASAATSKPTASPQMSLPEPVKKDDAGKEWNSPARYPADIKREKRKVKGRPYWAQFMCCSSVN; encoded by the exons ATGGATAATCAGGGCCATGGAAAGGATCACACATCAG GGCATGACGGGCATGGAGTTCATATTTGTCGTAAATGCGGTTGGCCCTTTCCAAATCCACATCCTAGTGCTAGATATAGACGTACACATAAGAAGATCTGTGGAACAATTGACGGGTATAAATTAGTTGACTCACAGGGTTTTTCCCATTTGACTCTATCAGATGATGAGCGTCTCTCAGACGAAGATCACAAAACCCCCAGTGAGAATCATCCTT GTCCACAACTTTTGGAAAGAAGTATTGATGAGAAAAAGAGTGCTGGATCAGGGGAGAGAACTAATAGATCAGAGGATGAGGCTTTTGTGGATGCTGTTACAGAATTTTCTGATAGTGGATCTGGCAAGGGGACTGAAGAGTCTTCAGATGATGTTAAGAAACAAGCAAGATCCATGGAAGCAACTTTGGAGAATGATGCAAAAACTGTTTTATCATTTGAGGATGATGCAATTACTG CTTTGGTTCCACCTTCAAACCATTCCGCTGACAGTAGCCAAAATACAGAAATTCAAGGAAACAATCTGTCTGCAGATGCACTAGAGTCCGAGAGTCAACCCTCACATGTTACAATTGTCTCTGTGGGAAGACCCTTAGCTGATTGTAGAACTAAAAAATCCAGCCATGAATCTATTGATGAGAAACAGAGTTCTATGTACGATTCCAACCCCTTCCAACTTGAAAGTCAAGCATATGTATCACAAGAGAATATGAAGAAAAGAGCTTGGGAAGAATTAGCAGTGACTGATGTCATGGGAAACAAAGATCAGAATAAGAAACGCAATGCTATTGATGGTTTGACTGAGATTGAtataaaacaaaatgaaaaagcaCATTTAGATAGACTCTTACTGGATTTTGATACCACTAGTCTACAAACATCTGAGGCAGTTTCAGATCATGTGGCAGCTGCTGGGTTTATTGAATCGAAAGAACAATGTGGTGATGACTTAGACTCTAAGAAGTCCTTGAATGTTCCTCCTTCTGAAGTTGATTCCAGTGGGCATGCAAATACATATTTTAGCAGCACTCAGATCAATGTGTCCACTACTGGAGAAATGGCCTATGCAAGTTCTGGCAAGTTGACTGAGATAGCCAATGAACAGGGAGAATTAAATGATAATTTCCATGTGCTTTCAGTTCCAGATGATATACCTGTACTGAAAAATCCTGAGAACATGATTAGAGGTTATAAGGACCATAAAGCTGGGAGAATGCCACAATTAGTAGATGTAGACTCATTTGCAGCAATAAACAATGTCAAGGATTCTGTGCACAAGGTTAAGCCTTCCAATTCTTTTTCAAGTCTATCAAATGAAGGCGAACAGTTGTTTGCTTCAGGCTCACATATATCCAATGATAACATTCAACGAGGTGGTGGGAACAGTGAGCATGTCAAGGATTCTGTGCATAAGATTAATCCCACGAATTCTTTTTCAAGTCTATTATTAGATGAAGGCGAACAATTATTGGCTTCAGACACGCATGTCTCCAGAGATAGCCTTCTACTAGAAGGTCGGAACAGGGAAAATGTTGTTGAAAAGTTACTTGATGAAACTGAACTTGGTGGGCCTCAACTTAAGGAAGCAGTGAACGAAGGCCAAGTACTAGATGAATCTTGTGCTCTTAAAGATGCTGCTGCAAATGAGGTTGAGAATAGTAGTACTGTTCAATGTCCCCAGGAACAGCTAACTGATGGTACAGGTTCCATGTCTGATATGACTCCTCCTATGGCTGCATTAGTGGATGCAGAAGTCAGGCAGGCAAGTAATTTAGTTGGCACAGATGCTGCTGCTGATTATGGAATCATTGGATTTGATACAACTAAAAGTGAGGAAGTTAAAGGCATTACCGAGGACAGTTCTGGAAAAATAATGGCGACTCCTGAAAACCTTGGCCTTCTCTCTGAAGAcaaagttgagtcaatttcttTAGAACATGGTACGGGTTCCATATCTGATACGACTTCTGCGGCTGCATTAGTAGATGAAGAAGTCAGACAGGCAAGTGATTTATTAGGTACAGATGATGCTGCTGATTATGAAATAATTGGATTTGATATAACTGAAAGTGAGGAAGTTAAAGGGATTGCGGAGGACAGTTCTGGAAAAATAATGGTGACCCCTGAAAATGTTGGTATTCTCTCTGAAGGAGAAGTTCATGAAAGGAATGACTTCTCTAAAGGTAAGAATACCTCTGATAATGGAAACGTCAAAGGTGACGGAAGTAATTTGATGAACAGAACAATGACACCTGAAATTGCTAAAGATCTTCATGAAACCCTTATCTCAAAATATGTAGTTAATGCATCTGATATCAATATATCAGAACCTGAATGCCTGCTCTTGAATAAAGCTTCAGATAATCAGGAGAGTGTATTGGAATGTGAAACCAATGATAAGGCGAAGGTACTGGTGGACGATTGTGCAGCTGGTGAATCAAATAATGTTGGAAAAAATGATGAATTGCACAAATCATTAAATAATGCTGGAGATGTAGAAATATTACAGATGCCTTCAGATAAAATCGATGATTTTGACGTATTGCAGAAGTCTCCAAAGGAACACATAACAAAAGAGTCTTATCTTTCTCCTTCAAATGCTTCATCTTCCATCCAAAATAGTGCCACTCTTGGAGATAGTCCTGCTAGAGACTTTGTAGACGCTGCACCTGAAAATCAATTTGCATATTGTCCTGATGAAGGTGGAATTAAAATAGTTGTGCAGCAGCTTGGTGCATCTGCAACGGACTTTTCAGTTGATTCAGGCAGCCAAACTGATAGCCTGGAAGGCCACTGGGGTTCTGTATCAG TGCTTTCTACTCAGTCTGATATGCAAGCTACTGTTGATACTGAGCCTTTGGCATGTGGTTCAAAAGCATCAGCAGAAGCAGAGAAAGCAGACTTGAAAAAGCCAGAAACATCAACAGAGGGAGCACAAGAGACTGAAAAATCAGATATTTTTGAGCCTCCATCTTTTATGACGTTGGTTGAACCTAGAGCTGGAGACAAGCGTGCTGCTGCTGATGAAATCCGAACAGCACAGAACATGCAGCTGCCTAAAGATGCGCAAGCTGGTTGGTTTCCTTCGCTTACTAATGTTGTAAATGAATCAcaaggaagaaagaaaaacgAAGAAATAATTGCCAAAGTCACAAACTGGAGCACACCGAAGCAACATGCTCCCTTGAAAAACCTTTTGAGTGAGGCCAATACTGAAAACAAATCCAAGTTTCCGAATGCCAAGGAAAACCAACTGCTGGTGGTGCAGAAAGATGAACCAATACCAACAGTCATCAGTGGAACGGTTAACAGTGCTTCAGCCGCAACATCAAAGCCAACTGCCAGTCCTCAAATGAGCTTACCGGAGCCTGTTAAGAAAGACGATGCAGGTAAAGAATGGAACTCTCCGGCTAGATATCCTGCAGACATCAAGAGGGAGAAGAGAAAAGTAAAGGGAAGACCGTACTGGGCGCAGTTCATGTGCTGCTCAAGTGTGAACTAG
- the LOC136218519 gene encoding uncharacterized protein isoform X2 — protein MDNQGHGKDHTSGHDGHGVHICRKCGWPFPNPHPSARYRRTHKKICGTIDGYKLVDSQGFSHLTLSDDERLSDEDHKTPSPQLLERSIDEKKSAGSGERTNRSEDEAFVDAVTEFSDSGSGKGTEESSDDVKKQARSMEATLENDAKTVLSFEDDAITALVPPSNHSADSSQNTEIQGNNLSADALESESQPSHVTIVSVGRPLADCRTKKSSHESIDEKQSSMYDSNPFQLESQAYVSQENMKKRAWEELAVTDVMGNKDQNKKRNAIDGLTEIDIKQNEKAHLDRLLLDFDTTSLQTSEAVSDHVAAAGFIESKEQCGDDLDSKKSLNVPPSEVDSSGHANTYFSSTQINVSTTGEMAYASSGKLTEIANEQGELNDNFHVLSVPDDIPVLKNPENMIRGYKDHKAGRMPQLVDVDSFAAINNVKDSVHKVKPSNSFSSLSNEGEQLFASGSHISNDNIQRGGGNSEHVKDSVHKINPTNSFSSLLLDEGEQLLASDTHVSRDSLLLEGRNRENVVEKLLDETELGGPQLKEAVNEGQVLDESCALKDAAANEVENSSTVQCPQEQLTDGTGSMSDMTPPMAALVDAEVRQASNLVGTDAAADYGIIGFDTTKSEEVKGITEDSSGKIMATPENLGLLSEDKVESISLEHGTGSISDTTSAAALVDEEVRQASDLLGTDDAADYEIIGFDITESEEVKGIAEDSSGKIMVTPENVGILSEGEVHERNDFSKGKNTSDNGNVKGDGSNLMNRTMTPEIAKDLHETLISKYVVNASDINISEPECLLLNKASDNQESVLECETNDKAKVLVDDCAAGESNNVGKNDELHKSLNNAGDVEILQMPSDKIDDFDVLQKSPKEHITKESYLSPSNASSSIQNSATLGDSPARDFVDAAPENQFAYCPDEGGIKIVVQQLGASATDFSVDSGSQTDSLEGHWGSVSVLSTQSDMQATVDTEPLACGSKASAEAEKADLKKPETSTEGAQETEKSDIFEPPSFMTLVEPRAGDKRAAADEIRTAQNMQLPKDAQAGWFPSLTNVVNESQGRKKNEEIIAKVTNWSTPKQHAPLKNLLSEANTENKSKFPNAKENQLLVVQKDEPIPTVISGTVNSASAATSKPTASPQMSLPEPVKKDDAGKEWNSPARYPADIKREKRKVKGRPYWAQFMCCSSVN, from the exons ATGGATAATCAGGGCCATGGAAAGGATCACACATCAG GGCATGACGGGCATGGAGTTCATATTTGTCGTAAATGCGGTTGGCCCTTTCCAAATCCACATCCTAGTGCTAGATATAGACGTACACATAAGAAGATCTGTGGAACAATTGACGGGTATAAATTAGTTGACTCACAGGGTTTTTCCCATTTGACTCTATCAGATGATGAGCGTCTCTCAGACGAAGATCACAAAACCCCCA GTCCACAACTTTTGGAAAGAAGTATTGATGAGAAAAAGAGTGCTGGATCAGGGGAGAGAACTAATAGATCAGAGGATGAGGCTTTTGTGGATGCTGTTACAGAATTTTCTGATAGTGGATCTGGCAAGGGGACTGAAGAGTCTTCAGATGATGTTAAGAAACAAGCAAGATCCATGGAAGCAACTTTGGAGAATGATGCAAAAACTGTTTTATCATTTGAGGATGATGCAATTACTG CTTTGGTTCCACCTTCAAACCATTCCGCTGACAGTAGCCAAAATACAGAAATTCAAGGAAACAATCTGTCTGCAGATGCACTAGAGTCCGAGAGTCAACCCTCACATGTTACAATTGTCTCTGTGGGAAGACCCTTAGCTGATTGTAGAACTAAAAAATCCAGCCATGAATCTATTGATGAGAAACAGAGTTCTATGTACGATTCCAACCCCTTCCAACTTGAAAGTCAAGCATATGTATCACAAGAGAATATGAAGAAAAGAGCTTGGGAAGAATTAGCAGTGACTGATGTCATGGGAAACAAAGATCAGAATAAGAAACGCAATGCTATTGATGGTTTGACTGAGATTGAtataaaacaaaatgaaaaagcaCATTTAGATAGACTCTTACTGGATTTTGATACCACTAGTCTACAAACATCTGAGGCAGTTTCAGATCATGTGGCAGCTGCTGGGTTTATTGAATCGAAAGAACAATGTGGTGATGACTTAGACTCTAAGAAGTCCTTGAATGTTCCTCCTTCTGAAGTTGATTCCAGTGGGCATGCAAATACATATTTTAGCAGCACTCAGATCAATGTGTCCACTACTGGAGAAATGGCCTATGCAAGTTCTGGCAAGTTGACTGAGATAGCCAATGAACAGGGAGAATTAAATGATAATTTCCATGTGCTTTCAGTTCCAGATGATATACCTGTACTGAAAAATCCTGAGAACATGATTAGAGGTTATAAGGACCATAAAGCTGGGAGAATGCCACAATTAGTAGATGTAGACTCATTTGCAGCAATAAACAATGTCAAGGATTCTGTGCACAAGGTTAAGCCTTCCAATTCTTTTTCAAGTCTATCAAATGAAGGCGAACAGTTGTTTGCTTCAGGCTCACATATATCCAATGATAACATTCAACGAGGTGGTGGGAACAGTGAGCATGTCAAGGATTCTGTGCATAAGATTAATCCCACGAATTCTTTTTCAAGTCTATTATTAGATGAAGGCGAACAATTATTGGCTTCAGACACGCATGTCTCCAGAGATAGCCTTCTACTAGAAGGTCGGAACAGGGAAAATGTTGTTGAAAAGTTACTTGATGAAACTGAACTTGGTGGGCCTCAACTTAAGGAAGCAGTGAACGAAGGCCAAGTACTAGATGAATCTTGTGCTCTTAAAGATGCTGCTGCAAATGAGGTTGAGAATAGTAGTACTGTTCAATGTCCCCAGGAACAGCTAACTGATGGTACAGGTTCCATGTCTGATATGACTCCTCCTATGGCTGCATTAGTGGATGCAGAAGTCAGGCAGGCAAGTAATTTAGTTGGCACAGATGCTGCTGCTGATTATGGAATCATTGGATTTGATACAACTAAAAGTGAGGAAGTTAAAGGCATTACCGAGGACAGTTCTGGAAAAATAATGGCGACTCCTGAAAACCTTGGCCTTCTCTCTGAAGAcaaagttgagtcaatttcttTAGAACATGGTACGGGTTCCATATCTGATACGACTTCTGCGGCTGCATTAGTAGATGAAGAAGTCAGACAGGCAAGTGATTTATTAGGTACAGATGATGCTGCTGATTATGAAATAATTGGATTTGATATAACTGAAAGTGAGGAAGTTAAAGGGATTGCGGAGGACAGTTCTGGAAAAATAATGGTGACCCCTGAAAATGTTGGTATTCTCTCTGAAGGAGAAGTTCATGAAAGGAATGACTTCTCTAAAGGTAAGAATACCTCTGATAATGGAAACGTCAAAGGTGACGGAAGTAATTTGATGAACAGAACAATGACACCTGAAATTGCTAAAGATCTTCATGAAACCCTTATCTCAAAATATGTAGTTAATGCATCTGATATCAATATATCAGAACCTGAATGCCTGCTCTTGAATAAAGCTTCAGATAATCAGGAGAGTGTATTGGAATGTGAAACCAATGATAAGGCGAAGGTACTGGTGGACGATTGTGCAGCTGGTGAATCAAATAATGTTGGAAAAAATGATGAATTGCACAAATCATTAAATAATGCTGGAGATGTAGAAATATTACAGATGCCTTCAGATAAAATCGATGATTTTGACGTATTGCAGAAGTCTCCAAAGGAACACATAACAAAAGAGTCTTATCTTTCTCCTTCAAATGCTTCATCTTCCATCCAAAATAGTGCCACTCTTGGAGATAGTCCTGCTAGAGACTTTGTAGACGCTGCACCTGAAAATCAATTTGCATATTGTCCTGATGAAGGTGGAATTAAAATAGTTGTGCAGCAGCTTGGTGCATCTGCAACGGACTTTTCAGTTGATTCAGGCAGCCAAACTGATAGCCTGGAAGGCCACTGGGGTTCTGTATCAG TGCTTTCTACTCAGTCTGATATGCAAGCTACTGTTGATACTGAGCCTTTGGCATGTGGTTCAAAAGCATCAGCAGAAGCAGAGAAAGCAGACTTGAAAAAGCCAGAAACATCAACAGAGGGAGCACAAGAGACTGAAAAATCAGATATTTTTGAGCCTCCATCTTTTATGACGTTGGTTGAACCTAGAGCTGGAGACAAGCGTGCTGCTGCTGATGAAATCCGAACAGCACAGAACATGCAGCTGCCTAAAGATGCGCAAGCTGGTTGGTTTCCTTCGCTTACTAATGTTGTAAATGAATCAcaaggaagaaagaaaaacgAAGAAATAATTGCCAAAGTCACAAACTGGAGCACACCGAAGCAACATGCTCCCTTGAAAAACCTTTTGAGTGAGGCCAATACTGAAAACAAATCCAAGTTTCCGAATGCCAAGGAAAACCAACTGCTGGTGGTGCAGAAAGATGAACCAATACCAACAGTCATCAGTGGAACGGTTAACAGTGCTTCAGCCGCAACATCAAAGCCAACTGCCAGTCCTCAAATGAGCTTACCGGAGCCTGTTAAGAAAGACGATGCAGGTAAAGAATGGAACTCTCCGGCTAGATATCCTGCAGACATCAAGAGGGAGAAGAGAAAAGTAAAGGGAAGACCGTACTGGGCGCAGTTCATGTGCTGCTCAAGTGTGAACTAG